The proteins below come from a single Poecilia reticulata strain Guanapo linkage group LG5, Guppy_female_1.0+MT, whole genome shotgun sequence genomic window:
- the LOC103465236 gene encoding mitochondrial intermembrane space import and assembly protein 40-A-like, giving the protein MSSVRQEGKDKIIFVTKEDHETPSSAELVEEDPNDPYEEQGLILPSGEINWNCPCLGGMASGPCGTEFKDAFSCFHYSKEEVKGSDCLEQFRTMQECLQRYPELYPKEDDAPSSQASEESASAEPSDPAAGSEKDSDPTLPNTESSAES; this is encoded by the exons ATGAGCTCGGTCCGACAGGAAG GTAAAGACAAAATCATATTTGTCACCAAAGAGGATCATGAAACACCGAGCAGTGCTGAGCTTGTAGAGGAAGACCCCAATGATCCGTATGAGGAGCAAG GTCTGATTCTCCCCAGTGGGGAGATAAACTGGAACTGTCCCTGCCTGGGCGGGATGGCCAGCGGTCCCTGTGGGACTGAATTCAAGGACGCCTTCTCCTGCTTCCACTACAGTAAGGAGGAGGTGAAAGGCTCTGACTGCCTGGAGCAGTTCAGGACCATGCAGGAGTGTTTGCAGCGCTACCCAGAGCTTTACCCAAAGGAGGATGACGCACCGTCCAGCCAGGCGTCTGAGGAATCTGCCTCTGCGGAACCGTCAGACCCAGCAGCTGGCTCTGAGAAGGACTCTGATCCCACACTGCCTAACACAGAGAGCTCAGCAGAGAGCTAA
- the uroc1 gene encoding urocanate hydratase: MSDLKDLCSGLPLDPLPPNRGRDPNVPHALVRTPNLTAEEERLALRNALRYFPPSQHATLASEFAQELRQYGHIYMYRFCPAVRMRAYPIDQYPCRTQQAAAMMLMIMNNLDPAVAQFPQELVTYGGNGQVFSNWAQFRLVMHYLSEMTEEQTLVMYSGHPMGLFPSLPSSPRAIITNGMVIPNYSSREEYERMFALGVSMYGQMTAGSYCYIGPQGIVHGTMLTVLNAGRRYLGTDDLRGRVFVTSGLGGMSGAQAKAAVIAGCVGVIAEVDEAPLRKRHEQGWVMEVTSSLEQCIKRIREARTSKTPLSLGYHGNVVDLWERLLLEFERTGELLVDLGSDQTSLHNPYNGGYYPVPLSFRQANQLMSTDPGRFQSVVQESLRRHIKAINKLSDAGMFFWDYGNAFLLEAQRAGAEVSKVGGGATEFRYPSYVQHIMGDIFSLGFGPFRWVCTSGDPQDLAVTDDIATKVLEEIAANVSERVRQQYRDNIRWIREAGRHKMVVGSQARILYSDQKGRVSIALAINQAVADGRVSAPVVISRDHHDVSGTDSPFRETSNVYDGSAFCADMAVQNFVGDAFRGATWVALHNGGGVGWGEVINGGFGLLLDGSDEAARRARSMLNWDVSNGVARRCWSGNTNAYETIQRTMEENRQLRVTMPFPVQDEHVLDRALQG; encoded by the exons ATGTCGGATTTAAAGGATCTATGTAGCGGTCTGCCCCTGGATCCTTTACCACCAAACCGAGGAAGAGATCCAAATGTGCCACACGCTCTGGTCCGGACTCCTAACCTCACGGCTGAGGAGGAACGA CTGGCACTGAGAAATGCTTTGCGCTACTTCCCACCGTCCCAACATGCAACACTCGCATCTGAATTTGCTCAGGAGCTCCGGCAGTACGGACACATATACATGTACCGCTTCTGCCCCGCGGTGCGGATGAG AGCCTATCCCATAGACCAGTATCCCTGCCGCACACAACAAGCAGCAGCTATGATGCTAATGATCATGAACAACCTGGACCCAGCTGTTGCTCAG TTTCCCCAGGAGCTCGTCACGTACGGAGGGAACGGACAGGTGTTTAGTAACTGGGCCCAG TTTCGCCTTGTGATGCACTACCTGAGCGAGATGACTGAGGAGCAAACTCTGGTCATGTACAGCGGTCACCCCATGGGCTTGTTCCCCAGCCTGCCTTCCTCTCCTCGGGCCATCATCACCAACGGCATG GTTATTCCAAATTATTCCTCCAGAGAAGAATATGAGAGGATGTTCGCTCTCGGCGTGTCAAT GTATGGCCAAATGACAGCAGGCAGTTACTGCTACATTGGACCTCAAGGGATCGTTCATGGCACAatg CTGACTGTACTAAACGCAGGTCGGAGGTACCTGGGCACCGACGACTTGAGGGGCCGCGTCTTCGTGACGTCAGGCCTCGGCGGAATGAGCGGCGCCCAGGCCAAAGCGGCCGTCATCGCAGGCTGTGTCGGAGTGATTGCCGAG GTGGATGAAGCTCCGCTGAGGAAGAGACACGAGCAGGGTTGGGTCATGGAGGTGACCAGCAGCTTGGAGCAATGCATCAAACGCATCCG AGAAGCCAGGACCTCCAAGACGCCCCTCAGTTTGGGATACCATGGGAATGTCGTAGACTTGTG GGAgcggctgctgctggagtttgAGAGGACTGGGGAGCTCCTGGTGGATCTGGGTTCAGACCAGACGTCGCTGCACAACCCCTACAACGGGGGCTACTACCCCGTCCCGCTCAGCTTCCGCCAGGCCAACCAGCTCATGTCCACAGACCCCGGACGCTTCCAGAGCGTCGTCCAAGAGAG CCTCAGAAGACACATAAAGGCCATCAACAAGTTGTCGGATGCGGGTATGTTCTTCTGGGATTACGGCAATGCATTCCTGCTGGAGGCCCAAAGAGCAG GTGCAGAGGTCAGCAAAGTTGGTGGAGGAGCAACCGAGTTCCGGTATCCGTCTTATGTCCAACATATTATGGG GGACATTTTCTCTTTGGGGTTCGGGCCGTTTCGCTGGGTCTGCACGTCTGGCGATCCACAAGACCTGGCCGTAACTGACGACATCGCCACTAAGGTGCTGGAGGAAATCGCTGCCAACGTGTCGGAACGTGTAAGGCAGCAGTACAGAGACAACATCCGCTGGATCAGAGAGGCCGGAAGGCACAAAATG GTTGTTGGATCTCAAGCTAGGATTTTGTACTCGGACCAGAAAGGAAGAGTGTCCATTGCTTTAGCCATAAACCAGGCTGTTGCTGACGGAAGAGTCTCA GCTCCGGTGGTCATCAGCAGAGACCACCACGATGTCAGCGGCACCGACAGCCCCTTCAGAGAGACCTCCAACGTGTACGACGGCTCTGCGTtctgtgcag ATATGGCCGTCCAGAACTTTGTTGGCGATGCCTTCAGAGGTGCCACTTGGGTCGCTCTGCACAATGGCGGCGGTGTTGGCTG GGGAGAGGTAATAAACGGAGGATTCGGCTTGCTGCTGGACGGCTCCGACGAGGCGGCAAGGCGCGCCAGGTCGATGCTCAACTGGGACGTTTCCAACGGG GTGGCTCGTCGCTGCTGGTCTGGAAACACAAACGCCTACGAGACGATCCAGCGCACCATGGAGGAGAACAGGCAGCTCCGCGTCACCATGCCGTTTCCAGTGCAGGACGAGCATGTGCTGGACCGAGCCCTGCAGGGATAA
- the LOC103465238 gene encoding MAP kinase-activated protein kinase 2-like isoform X1 — MLHIEEEEQEGTPSPAQHGTALRSSGSSSVGTSSSCTVGLLPPAYPKAEFKRNAVTDDYKITSQVLGLGINGKVLECYCKKTGEKCALKILYDTPKARREVELHWRVSGGPHIVRILSLYENMHQGKKCLLIVMECMEGGELFSRIQVRGDQAFTEREVSEIMHDIGTAIEYLHHVDIAHRDVKPENLLYTTKDSNATLKLTDFGFAKETKMHNSLQTPCYTPYYVAPEVLGPEKYDKSCDMWSLGVIMYILLCGFPPFYSNTGQAISPGMKQRIRLGQYEFPNPEWVDVSEEAKQLIVQLLKTDPSERMTIGQFMNHPWISQSMVVPQTPLHTSRVLTEDMELWDDVKEGMTSALATMRVDYDQVKIKDLDTSNNPLLNKRRNRPAGGATGHSEGADRGSRDGGVGCISQREVAFNEEHGKTISGQN; from the exons ATGCTCCAtatagaggaggaggagcaggaggggaCTCCGAGCCCTGCGCAACACGGGACGGCGCTCCGCAGCAGCGGCTCCTCCAGTGTGggcaccagcagcagctgcacggTGGGGCTCCTGCCACCTGCTTACCCGAAAGCGGAGTTTAAGAGAAACGCGGTGACTGATGACTATAAGATCACATCTCAGGTTCTTGGTCTGGGAATCAATGGCAAAGTGCTGGAGTGTTACTGTAAGAAAACCGGGGAGAAATGCGCCCTGAAg ATTCTCTACGACACTCCTAAAGCCAGACGCGAGGTCGAGCTTCACTGGCGAGTGTCGGGAGGCCCCCACATCGTGCGAATCCTCAGCCTGTACGAGAACATGCACCAGGGGAAGAAATGTCTGCTCATTGTGATGGAGTG CATGGAGGGAGGGGAGCTGTTCAGCCGCATCCAGGTCAGAGGAGACCAGGCCTTCACTGAGAGAG AGGTGTCGGAGATCATGCACGACATCGGCACGGCCATAGAGTACCTCCACCATGTGGACATCGCTCACAGAGACGTGAAG CCCGAGAACCTGCTCTACACGACAAAGGACAGCAACGCTACGTTAAAACTGACCGATTTTGGCTTCGCAAAGGAGACTAAAATGCACAATTCCCTCCAAACCCCGTGTTACACCCCGTATTATGTTG CGCCTGAAGTGCTCGGGCCGGAGAAATACGACAAGTCATGTGACATGTGGTCTCTGGGGGTCATCATGTACATCCT actCTGTGGATTTCCCCCGTTCTACTCCAACACAGGCCAGGCCATCTCTCCAGGTATGAAACAGAGGATCAGACTGGGCCAGTATGAGTTTCCCAACCCTGAGTGGGTCGACGTTTCTGAGGAAG CCAAACAGCTGATTGTTCAGCTGCTGAAGACAGACCCCAGTGAGAGGATGACCATCGGTCAGTTCATGAACCATCCCTGGATCAGT CAGTCGATGGTGGTCCCACAAACACCTCTGCACACGTCTCGGGTTTTGACAGAAGACATGGAGCTGTGGGACGATGTGAAG GAGGGAATGACCAGCGCTCTGGCCACCATGCGTGTGGACTACGACCAGGTGAAGATTAAGGACTTGGACACGTCCAACAACCCTCTGCTAAACAAGAGACGGAATaggccagcaggtggcgctaCAGGCCATTCAGAGGGCGCAGACAGGGGCAGCAGGGACGGAGGCGTGGGGTGCATCAGTCAGAGAGAGGTGGCCTTTAATGAAGAGCATGGAAAAACGATTTCTGGGCAAAATTAG
- the LOC103465238 gene encoding MAP kinase-activated protein kinase 3-like isoform X2 yields the protein MLHIEEEEQEGTPSPAQHGTALRSSGSSSVGTSSSCTVGLLPPAYPKAEFKRNAVTDDYKITSQVLGLGINGKVLECYCKKTGEKCALKILYDTPKARREVELHWRVSGGPHIVRILSLYENMHQGKKCLLIVMECMEGGELFSRIQVRGDQAFTEREVSEIMHDIGTAIEYLHHVDIAHRDVKPENLLYTTKDSNATLKLTDFGFAKETKMHNSLQTPCYTPYYVAPEVLGPEKYDKSCDMWSLGVIMYILLCGFPPFYSNTGQAISPGMKQRIRLGQYEFPNPEWVDVSEEAKQLIVQLLKTDPSERMTIAVDGGPTNTSAHVSGFDRRHGAVGRCEGGNDQRSGHHACGLRPGED from the exons ATGCTCCAtatagaggaggaggagcaggaggggaCTCCGAGCCCTGCGCAACACGGGACGGCGCTCCGCAGCAGCGGCTCCTCCAGTGTGggcaccagcagcagctgcacggTGGGGCTCCTGCCACCTGCTTACCCGAAAGCGGAGTTTAAGAGAAACGCGGTGACTGATGACTATAAGATCACATCTCAGGTTCTTGGTCTGGGAATCAATGGCAAAGTGCTGGAGTGTTACTGTAAGAAAACCGGGGAGAAATGCGCCCTGAAg ATTCTCTACGACACTCCTAAAGCCAGACGCGAGGTCGAGCTTCACTGGCGAGTGTCGGGAGGCCCCCACATCGTGCGAATCCTCAGCCTGTACGAGAACATGCACCAGGGGAAGAAATGTCTGCTCATTGTGATGGAGTG CATGGAGGGAGGGGAGCTGTTCAGCCGCATCCAGGTCAGAGGAGACCAGGCCTTCACTGAGAGAG AGGTGTCGGAGATCATGCACGACATCGGCACGGCCATAGAGTACCTCCACCATGTGGACATCGCTCACAGAGACGTGAAG CCCGAGAACCTGCTCTACACGACAAAGGACAGCAACGCTACGTTAAAACTGACCGATTTTGGCTTCGCAAAGGAGACTAAAATGCACAATTCCCTCCAAACCCCGTGTTACACCCCGTATTATGTTG CGCCTGAAGTGCTCGGGCCGGAGAAATACGACAAGTCATGTGACATGTGGTCTCTGGGGGTCATCATGTACATCCT actCTGTGGATTTCCCCCGTTCTACTCCAACACAGGCCAGGCCATCTCTCCAGGTATGAAACAGAGGATCAGACTGGGCCAGTATGAGTTTCCCAACCCTGAGTGGGTCGACGTTTCTGAGGAAG CCAAACAGCTGATTGTTCAGCTGCTGAAGACAGACCCCAGTGAGAGGATGACCATCG CAGTCGATGGTGGTCCCACAAACACCTCTGCACACGTCTCGGGTTTTGACAGAAGACATGGAGCTGTGGGACGATGTGAAG GAGGGAATGACCAGCGCTCTGGCCACCATGCGTGTGGACTACGACCAGGTGAAGATTAA
- the LOC103465239 gene encoding wiskott-Aldrich syndrome protein has product MALSHILQSHIMSDLLTIREKGILVRLLEPHCKLVKTTVAQILQASDSEGESRSWHRVDCGVVCLVEDTSLQSFFLRLYCVKRAKLLWEQELYIPFKYAASRAYFHTFPGEVRQVGLNFANESEAEEFQSAVEDVQEKMTAMIGKTKTEEKIISTSKPLDLKEENEDSLYEEPSCFPPVPASPTLFSGLDPDMKKLLMEARLSEEDLKNKDVAEVVDCIINQFGGLKAVQKELKKKSTVSQTLPRSAGASISLALQKGPLPPVPSAQNAEQTTDNTTGTGDSPAAPGPGILRRSASFKDVGSPAELQKSDLILKALREVFSQKQMLRQTSRQFQD; this is encoded by the exons ATGGCGCTCAGTCACATCCTCCAGTCTCATATAATGAGCGACCTGCTGACGATCCGTGAGAAAGGCATCCTCGTTCGTCTGCTGGAACCGCACTGCAAG TTGGTCAAAACTACGGTAGCCCAGATACTCCAGGCCAGTGATTCTGAGGGTGAGAGCCGGAGCTGGCATCGTGTGGACTGCGGTGTGGTCTGCCTCGTCGAGGACACGTCTCTGCAGTCCTTCTTCCTGCGTCTCTACTGCGTCAAG CGTGCCAAGTTACTGTGGGAGCAGGAACTGTACATTCCTTTCAAATACGCTGCGAGTCGAGCATACTTCCATACTTTCCCTGGAGAA GTCCGCCAGGTCGGCCTCAACTTTGCAAACGAGTCCGAGGCCGAGGAGTTTCAGTCTGCAGTGGAGGATGTTCAAG AAAAGATGACAGCCATGATTGGgaagacaaaaactgaagaaaagatCATCTCAACAAGCAAGCCACTTGATTTGAA GGAAGAAAATGAGGATAGTTTGTACGAAGAGCCAAGTTGCTTCCCACCGGTTCCAGCCTCTCCAACTTTG TTCTCAGGTCTGGATCCTGATATGAAGAAACTGTTGATGGAGGCAAGGCTGAGCGAGGAAGACCTTAAAAACAAAGACGTTGCTGAAGTTGTCGACTGCATCATTAACCAATTTGGAGGACTGAAAGCTGTGCAAAAAgagctgaagaagaaaa GCACAGTTTCACAGACTTTACCGAGATCTGCAGGGGCGTCCATTTCCCTGGCTTTGCAGAAAGGACCCCTACCACCGGTGCCCTCAGCCCAAAACGCTGAGCAGACAACAGATAACACAACCGGAACAGGTGACAGTCCTGCTGCTCCCGGACCTGGAATATTAAGAAGAAGTGCCAGTTTTAAAGAT gtgGGCTCGCCAGCAGAACTACAAAAAAGCGATCTCATCTTGAAAGCACTTAGAGAAGTATTCAGTCAAAAGCAGATGCTCCGGCAAACCTCAAGACAATTTCAAGATTAG